The nucleotide sequence TAAGTGTTTTAGCATCTTGCGCATCTTTCGCCATACGTTCTGCGATAAGCGGGTTCTTCATATCAACTTTAAGTTTTGCGATGTCAATACCCGCATCCTGCAGATATGGATATAACAAATCTACATTTGCAGTGTGGTTTATTGCCCAATTACTTTGGTAATATAACGTAATACGCAGTGCATCCCAGAATTTGTTTTGCATTTTTGTTGCTTCTAACGCTGCCACAACAGGGCCTACGTTTTTATGGAATGCAACCGGTCGAGCAATTAAGTTAACTTTACCTTTATACTGTTTTATTTGGCTTTTAACGAGTGGGTAAAAGGCTCGGCAGGACTCACAAGCAGGGTCAAAGAATTCAACAATCGTTACTTTGGCATTTTTACTACCAAAAATAGGTGCGTTTTCACTATATAGATGTTGTTCAATATTTTTGTCTGAAGTTGACGGTATTAATAGGAATGCGCCGATGACAACTGCGATGCTTAATATTACGATGGATATGAGTTTATTTTTCTTTTGTTGCTCTAAACTTTTCTTTGTCGCTAATTTTTTCATGAGTAAACCTAAGTAGAAAGTGAAATATTTTTCGTATTTTAGATTTAAAATGTAATAACGTCTTGATCAAACTTCAATTTATGGACAAAAAATGCAGATAATGACTTATTCGGTGGGTTAAACTGACACTAGGCTAAGTTATAGGCACGTAGGATGTAAAAAACCAGCTACAAATTTAACATCTGTTGCTGGTTTTTTATGTAGCCTATACTTGTTTGCAGTATTGCTCCGTTAAGTAGTGAGGGTTATTAGAAACCGTACTCAAGACCTACACGCGCGAATGTTTCTTGGCTGTCGGAAGTTGCTGCACCCCAACCAAGTTTATCTGTCATACCAACACGAACGTAAGGTACAAAGCCGTTAACCACACCCATTACTTGTAGTGATGTGACTGAAGAACCTTCTCTTTCATTTAAGCTATCTTCAGAATCCACGTCTTCAGTCGCAGCGTAACCTAGTTTAATACCCAGCGGACCATTCCAATATTGTGCGATTAGAGAATAAGAGCCTTGTGAATCGACATCTTTAGAGGCAATGTTTTCTGCTTGACCGTATTTGTACGCACCCGAAATACTAATGCCAGTGCTTGCAATCGGCGCTTCAAAACCAACGAGATAGGTAAAAGTATCAGTTGTATAAGCAGCTCTAGTATCTGTTTTACCTACTTCACGATTATTACCGTATTCAAATGTCGCATGTAATGTAACAGTATCAAACGCTTTATATTTTGCTGCACCACCAACCCAATGTGCATTTTCTCCACTGCCAGCACGACCTGTGGCAACGTTGATGTTCAGATTACCCATCGCAGGGGCAAAATAACGAATTGATTCTGTACGATCGTACATGTACGCAATATCACCAGTTGCAGCAGGATCAAATACACGACCTAAACCAGGGTTTGTGAACGGCCAATCAACAACTTCATACATAGGGGTTAACTGACGACCAACTGTGACTTTACCGTAATCACCTTCTACACCCACGAAGGTATCACGGAAACCTAAACCACCACCAGCCCAATCATCTACATCAGTATAGCCAGATTCAACTTGGAATATCACATTGATATCATCAGTCATTTGCTTACTACCACGAAAGCCTATACGAGTTTCATTTTCAATCTTGTAATCTGTAATACTTGTGTTATCGCCTGATATTCCATAAGTAGAAACTGCGACTACACCGTAAACTTCAACATTACCGGTATTCTCGGTACCTAATACGTATGCATTAGCTGCTGTAGATAATAAAGCAGTTGAAACCGCTGCTGCAACCATGGATAAGCTTAATTTATT is from Moritella sp. F3 and encodes:
- a CDS encoding thioredoxin domain-containing protein, with translation MKKLATKKSLEQQKKNKLISIVILSIAVVIGAFLLIPSTSDKNIEQHLYSENAPIFGSKNAKVTIVEFFDPACESCRAFYPLVKSQIKQYKGKVNLIARPVAFHKNVGPVVAALEATKMQNKFWDALRITLYYQSNWAINHTANVDLLYPYLQDAGIDIAKLKVDMKNPLIAERMAKDAQDAKTLKVFKTPTFYVNGVALKEFGAEPFKALIAREVKKAYSEK
- a CDS encoding porin; protein product: MNKLSLSMVAAAVSTALLSTAANAYVLGTENTGNVEVYGVVAVSTYGISGDNTSITDYKIENETRIGFRGSKQMTDDINVIFQVESGYTDVDDWAGGGLGFRDTFVGVEGDYGKVTVGRQLTPMYEVVDWPFTNPGLGRVFDPAATGDIAYMYDRTESIRYFAPAMGNLNINVATGRAGSGENAHWVGGAAKYKAFDTVTLHATFEYGNNREVGKTDTRAAYTTDTFTYLVGFEAPIASTGISISGAYKYGQAENIASKDVDSQGSYSLIAQYWNGPLGIKLGYAATEDVDSEDSLNEREGSSVTSLQVMGVVNGFVPYVRVGMTDKLGWGAATSDSQETFARVGLEYGF